The following proteins are co-located in the Solanum pennellii chromosome 1, SPENNV200 genome:
- the LOC107008506 gene encoding cytochrome P450 704C1-like, which yields MDVLYTIFTCIGTLCVISFTSFLVLILRIYAGKSIRNPKSAPVIGTVFHQLFYFKRLYDYQTEVAKKLPTSRFLAPDESIICTTDSRNVEHILKTKFGKYSKGKRNEEIIMDLFGKGIFAVDGEKWKQQRKLASLEFSARVLRDFSCTVFRKRADKLVRKVFQFHISNQVFDIQELLMRCSLDSIFKVGFGVDLNFLDGSGEDDDSFIKAFDDSNELIYWRYVDPFWKLKRYFNIGSEALLKKNIKFIHEFVDELIRSRRKQLEVKQDSIDKEDILSRFLEESKKDPEKMTDQYLRDIILNFMLAGKDSTANTLSWFFYMLCKNPLIQEKVVEEITEVIGNNVKDKEHLEDFVASITEEALEKMHYLHAALTETLRLYPAVPVDGRCADADDILPDGFHIRKGDEVNYVSYAMGRMPYIWGNDAEDFRPERWLKDGIFQPESPFKFIAFHAGPRICLGKDFAYKQMKILAMALLHFFRFKLSDETKVVTYRTMFTLHINEGLPVHAVPRRGLVGG from the exons atggatgtCCTCTATACCATCTTCACCTGTATAGGAACTCTCTGTGTCATTTCTTTCACTTCCTTCTTAGTTTTAATACTAAGGATCTATGCTGGCAAGTCAATCAGAAACCCCAAATCTGCACCAGTGATAGGAACTGTGTTTCACCAACTCTTCTACTTCAAAAGACTTTATGATTATCAAACAGAAGTCGCCAAGAAACTTCCTACCTCCCGATTTCTAGCTCCGGACGAGAGTATAATATGCACCACTGACTCAAGAAATGTTGAGCACATTCTTAAGACAAAGTTTGGCAAGTATTCTAAAGGCAAGCGTAATGAAGAGATAATAATGGATTTGTTTGGAAAAGGGATTTTTGCTGTGGATGGTGAGAAATGGAAGCAGCAGAGAAAGCTTGCAAGTCTGGAGTTCTCAGCTAGGGTCTTGAGAGACTTTAGTTGCACTGTTTTCAGAAAAAGAGCAGACAAATTGGTCAGAAAAGTTTTTCAGTTCCATATCTCCAACCAAGTTTTTGATATTCAA GAACTGCTAATGAGATGTTCCCTGGATTCAATATTCAAAGTTGGCTTTGGAGTTGATCTGAACTTCCTGGATGGATCAGGAGAAGATGATGACAGTTTCATCAAGGCCTTTGATGATTCTAATGAATTGATATATTGGCGTTACGTTGATCCCTTTTGGAAGCTTAAGAGATACTTCAATATCGGCTCTGAAGCTCTCCTGAAAAAGAACATCAAATTCATCCATGAATTTGTTGATGAACTGATTCGATCAAGGCGCAAACAGCTAGAAGTGAAACAAGATTCT ATTGATAAGGAGGATATACTGTCAAGGTTTCTGGAAGAGAGCAAAAAGGATCCAGAGAAAATGACTGATCAGTATCTCAGAGACATAATACTGAATTTTATGCTTGCTGGCAAAGACAGTACTGCTAATACTCTTTCATGGTTCTTTTACATGCTTTGCAAGAACCCCTTAATACAAGAAAAGGTTGTTGAGGAAATAACGGAAGTTATTGGTAATAACGTGAAGGATAAGGAACATTTGGAAGATTTTGTAGCAAGTATTACAGAAGAAGCCCTTGAGAAAATGCATTATCTTCATGCAGCATTGACAGAAACCTTGAGGCTATATCCTGCAGTCCCAGTG GATGGCAGATGTGCAGATGCAGATGATATCCTTCCTGATGGATTTCACATCAGAAAGGGAGATGAAGTCAATTATGTGTCCTATGCAATGGGGAGAATGCCTTATATTTGGGGGAATGATGCTGAAGATTTCCGACCTGAAAGATGGTTGAAAGATGGGATTTTCCAGCCAGAGTCACCATTCAAATTCATAGCATTTCAT GCTGGTCCACGAATATGTCTAGGCAAAGATTTTGCTTACAAGCAAATGAAGATTTTAGCAATGGctcttcttcatttcttcagGTTCAAGTTATCCGATGAGACGAAAGTAGTAACCTACAGAACCATGTTTACACTCCATATCAATGAAGGGCTTCCAGTTCATGCAGTTCCAAGAAGAGGATTAGTAGGAGGCTGA